One window from the genome of Nicotiana tomentosiformis chromosome 5, ASM39032v3, whole genome shotgun sequence encodes:
- the LOC104111046 gene encoding probable LRR receptor-like serine/threonine-protein kinase At3g47570 translates to MEESYLNSKWLVLSYFHCSILVMSMAVSGLDFKADQQVLLDFKVRITNDPFQVMASWNNSLHYCNWTGITCNPSIERVMILDLRSQKLVGSIPSSIGNLTFLTSINLRNNSFYGEIPMEIGNLLQLQHLNLTWNSFSGTIPSNLTYCKQLRSLALEYNRLVGKIPDQLNSLSKLNYLGFGSNNLTGRIPSWIGNFSSLRGLSLAINNLQGPIPQDIGRLSNLQIFQVYGNQLNGTIPQSVLNISSVYYFSVTQNLLYGELPSDIGLTLPNLEVFAAAVNNFTGSIPVSLSNASKLSVIELSQNKLTGNVPTSLGQLQWLYRINFEINSLGSNRNEDLRFLDFLVNCTSLEVLSFEDNFLGGELLKTIGNLSTRLEIFGLGYNRIVGSVPAELGNLVNLTRLSLDNNNFRGSVPESLGKLRRLQGLELNGNKFSGMIPSSFGNLTFLTTLHIEDNELEGNIPPELGQCTSLSVLNLTGNNLVGSIPKELAGLLSLSISLALANNSLTGSLPAEMGKLINLKEMDISHNKLSGEIPSTLSSCVSLDRFIANNNLFRGRIPESLKGLRGLEEIDLSHNNISGGIPEFLGKLPYLRKLDLSFNELEGKVPNEGIFANESAVSISGNHKVCGGPPNYNFPACPRQKDPASKKHIHSRTKVAIIISVIILFLLLCSFAACYIIIRNSKKGDLSAQFSKERQSEHFDDDEPTLANDPFLVAKITYQDIFKTTNGFSEDNLVGTGSFGSVYKGQFQVFDKVMAVKVLNLQQRGALKSFLDECRALKSIRHRNLLKIVAACSSIDYKGNDFKCIVFEFMANGSLDNWLHSKSDEQYLNIIQRLNIAIDVASALDYLHNNCQVPIVHCDLKPSNILLDEEMTAHVGDFGLAKFLLKSNESWNKQTSIALKGSIGYIPPEYGSGVNLSTLGDVYSYGIMLLELFTGRRPTDVIFKDGLNIHQYVKTTLPGDVMEIADPALRLAYEENSKNEDNASDLEEKAVLQDDEHISQLNASTMIEGCLVSILQIGLLCSSSSPRDRMPIRIALDKIHTIKNLYLQSKRRNNSTK, encoded by the exons ATGGAAGAGTCTTATCTGAATTCCAAATGGTTAGTACTATCATACTTCCATTGCTCAATTCTTGTTATGTCTATGGCTGTCTCAGGCTTGGATTTTAAAGCTGATCAACAAGTTTTGTTAGACTTCAAAGTTAGAATAACAAATGATCCATTCCAAGTAATGGCTTCTTGGAATAATTCTCTCCATTACTGCAATTGGACAGGCATAACATGCAACCCCTCCATTGAAAGAGTCATGATTCTTGACTTGAGATCACAAAAACTCGTTGGCTCTATACCGTCTTCTATTGGGAATCTCACGTTCCTCACATCGATAAATCTTAGAAATAATAGCTTCTACGGTGAAATCCCAATGGAAATTGGCAACCTCCTTCAGCTGCAACATCTCAATCTCACTTGGAATTCTTTCTCTGGAACCATTCCTTCTAATCTGACTTACTGTAAACAACTTAGATCACTTGCTCTAGAATATAATAGGCTTGTTGGTAAAATACCTGATCAACTCAATTCACTTTCAAAGTTGAATTATTTAGGATTTGGAAGCAACAATCTTACTGGAAGAATCCCATCTTGGATTGGAAACTTTTCGTCGCTTCGTGGTCTTTCCCTTGCCATTAACAATCTTCAAGGACCAATACCTCAAGATATTGGCCGTTTGTCAAACTTGCAAATCTTCCAAGTTTATGGAAATCAGTTGAATGGTACAATTCCTCAATCTGTTCTCAATATCTCCTCTGTTTACTATTTCTCTGTTACTCAAAACTTGCTGTATGGAGAGCTTCCATCAGATATAGGCCTAACTCTTCCAAATCTTGAGGTGTTTGCTGCTGCTGTGAACAACTTCACAGGATCGATTCCCGTTTCATTGTCAAATGCTTCAAAACTTAGTGTTATTGAATTGTCTCAAAATAAGCTCACTGGAAATGTTCCTACAAGTTTAGGACAATTGCAGTGGTTGTACAGGATCAACTTTGAGATCAATAGTCTTGGGAGCAACAGGAATGAGGATTTGAGGTTTCTTGATTTCTTAGTTAACTGTACAAGTCTTGAAGTTTTAAGCTTTGAGGACAATTTCTTGGGCGGAGAACTGCTTAAAACCATCGGTAACCTTTCCACGAGACTTGAAATATTTGGTCTTGGTTATAATAGGATAGTTGGTTCTGTTCCTGCTGAACTAGGAAACCTTGTCAATTTGACACGTTTATCGCTTGATAATAACAACTTCAGAGGCAGTGTTCCTGAGTCTTTAGGTAAGCTTCGACGCCTACAAGGACTGGAGTTGAATGGAAACAAGTTTTCAGGAATGATTCCGTCTTCTTTTGGTAACTTGACATTTCTAACAACCTTACACATTGAGGATAATGAACTAGAAGGGAACATACCTCCGGAGCTCGGACAGTGTACCAGTTTATCAGTACTAAACCTTACTGGAAATAATCTTGTTGGTTCCATACCAAAGGAGCTTGCAggtcttctttcactttcaatttCTTTGGCCTTAGCGAACAATTCTTTGACCGGTTCCTTGCCAGCTGAAATGGGAAAGTTGATAAATCTCAAGGAAATGgatatttcacataacaaattatCAGGTGAAATTCCAAGCACACTCAGCAGCTGTGTCAGTTTAGACCGCTTCATCGCGAATAATAACCTGTTTCGAGGAAGAATTCCTGAATCCTTGAAAGGATTAAGAGGTTTAGAAGAAATTGATTTGTCACACAACAACATCTCAGGAGGAATACCAGAGTTTCTTGGGAAACTTCCATATCTTAGGAAGCTTGATCTTTCATTCAATGAACTTGAAGGCAAAGTACCAAACGAAGGGATCTTTGCGAATGAAAGTGCAGTTTCAATTTCAGGGAATCATAAAGTATGTGGAGGTCCTCCAAACTACAATTTTCCTGCATGCCCTAGACAAAAAGATCCAGCATCAAAGAAACACATTCATTCAAGGACAAAAGTAGCGATTATTATTTCAGTTATAATTTTATTTCTACTTTTGTGTTCTTTTGCTGCTTGCTATATAATAATTAGGAACTCGAAAAAGGGAGATCTAAGTGCACAGTTCTCAAAAGAAAGGCAATCTGAACAttttgatgatgacgaaccaACTTTAGCCAATGATCCATTTTTGGTAGCAAAAATAACTTACCAAGATATATTTAAGACAACCAATGGATTTTCCGAGGATAATCTGGTTGGTACTGGAAGTTTTGGTTCTGTATACAAAGGACAGTTTCAAGTTTTTGATAAAGTTATGGCAGTGAAAGTATTGAACCTACAACAAAGAGGTGCTTTGAAAAGCTTTTTGGATGAATGTAGAGCTCTGAAAAGTATAAGGCATCGTAATCTCCTTAAGATCGTAGCTGCTTGTTCAAGCATCGATTACAAAGGTAATGACTTCAAATGCATAGTATTTGAATTCATGGCGAATGGAAGCCTAGATAATTGGCTGCACTCAAAAAGTGATGAGCAATACCTCAACATTATCCAAAGGCTAAACATAGCAATAGATGTTGCTTCAGCACTTGATTATCTCCACAACAATTGCCAAGTACCAATTGTTCACTGTGATTTAAAACCGAGCAACATTCTACTTGATGAAGAGATGACTGCCCATGTTGGTGATTTTGGATTGGCAAAATTCCTCCTCAAGTCAAATGAATCGTGGAATAAACAGACTTCTATTGCACTAAAGGGTTCTATAGGTTATATCCCACCAG AATATGGATCAGGTGTAAACTTGTCCACTCTTGGAGATGTTTATAGCTATGGCATCATGTTGCTAGAGTTGTTCACTGGTAGAAGGCCGACCGATGTAATATTCAAAGATGGCCTGAATATTCACCAATATGTCAAAACCACTTTGCCTGGAGATGTTATGGAGATTGCTGATCCAGCATTGCGTTTAGCATATGAAGAAAACAGCAAAAATGAGGACAATGCGAGTGATTTGGAAGAAAAGGCAGTACTTCAAGATGATGAGCACATATCCCAGCTAAATGCCAGCACTATGATAGAAGGATGCTTGGTTTCAATCTTGCAAATTGGACTTTTATGTTCTAGCTCATCGCCAAGAGATCGGATGCCAATAAGAATAGCTTTGGACAAGATTCATACAATCAAGAATTTATATCTACAGTCTAAGAGGAGAAATAACAGTACTAAATAG